One Campylobacter concisus DNA segment encodes these proteins:
- a CDS encoding relaxase/mobilization nuclease domain-containing protein: MLVKFLRTYTGGGFGSINYLLNERKAAGTARVIKGDENLTRAIIKGITYKQKTCFGVLSFEEKHDFLTEEQKLKIIKDFEYTLLGEYMLERTNVLWVEHSDKDGRLELNFLVPKIDLKTGKSFNPYFAKYDQTRIDLIKKIINDEYGLSSPDDPAKEQTILSSKKNINHYKNLEELDQKLHDLVKQGSIKNRDHVVELLTQSGIEITRINKKGMTIILPNKKTKNRLKGGIYDANFTSTQRLGELSQSSSRRIREFHDKNTQTECRENRRKLEELIAKRDRFNQKRYVERTSKSNISTPQGQIGDNLAVSGYLNNFGSSSWLDDKREEVRGRNGLGDTKTVEIQPTCCRQDPEGILHIDSKRRRDNREQE; this comes from the coding sequence ATGCTAGTTAAATTTCTTCGTACTTATACTGGTGGTGGCTTTGGGAGCATAAATTACCTTTTAAATGAGAGAAAGGCTGCTGGAACAGCAAGAGTTATAAAAGGTGATGAAAATTTAACTAGAGCCATTATAAAAGGCATCACCTATAAACAAAAGACCTGTTTTGGTGTTTTATCATTTGAAGAGAAGCACGACTTTCTGACTGAAGAGCAGAAATTAAAAATTATCAAAGATTTTGAATATACTCTTTTGGGTGAGTATATGCTTGAACGCACAAATGTATTATGGGTAGAACACTCAGACAAGGATGGTCGGCTTGAGTTAAATTTCCTGGTTCCAAAGATCGATCTTAAAACAGGAAAATCGTTTAATCCATATTTTGCCAAATATGATCAAACTAGAATAGATCTAATTAAAAAGATCATTAACGATGAGTATGGACTATCAAGTCCAGATGATCCAGCAAAAGAGCAAACTATATTATCTAGCAAGAAAAACATCAATCATTATAAAAATTTGGAAGAGCTAGATCAAAAGTTGCACGATCTAGTTAAGCAAGGTTCTATTAAAAATAGAGATCATGTAGTTGAGCTTCTTACACAAAGTGGTATCGAAATAACTAGAATCAACAAAAAAGGCATGACGATCATACTGCCTAATAAAAAAACAAAAAATCGTCTCAAAGGAGGAATATACGATGCAAATTTCACAAGCACTCAAAGACTTGGAGAACTCAGCCAAAGCTCAAGCAGAAGAATTAGAGAATTCCATGATAAAAATACACAAACAGAGTGTAGAGAAAATAGGCGAAAACTTGAGGAGCTTATTGCTAAAAGAGATAGATTTAATCAAAAAAGATATGTCGAAAGAACTTCAAAAAGCAATATCTCTACACCACAAGGACAGATTGGTGATAATCTTGCTGTCAGTGGTTATCTCAATAATTTTGGAAGCAGTAGCTGGCTGGATGATAAAAGAGAAGAAGTTAGAGGACGAAATGGTTTGGGCGATACCAAAACAGTGGAGATACAGCCAACCTGCTGCAGACAAGACCCAGAGGGAATATTACATATCGATTCCAAAAGACGAAGAGATAATAGAGAACAAGAGTAG
- a CDS encoding type II toxin-antitoxin system RelE family toxin, with translation MSYELEFLPSALKEWQKLDNSIKVQFKKKLSERLENPKVTKDKLRGYEDVYKIKLRDVGYRLAYQVKDDEIVVLVLVVGKRENNEAYEMLKDKFN, from the coding sequence ATGAGCTATGAGTTAGAATTTTTGCCAAGCGCTTTAAAAGAGTGGCAAAAGCTTGACAATAGCATAAAAGTGCAGTTTAAAAAGAAGCTAAGTGAGCGTCTAGAAAACCCAAAGGTTACCAAAGACAAGCTACGAGGTTATGAAGATGTCTATAAGATCAAGCTAAGAGATGTCGGCTACCGCTTGGCCTATCAAGTAAAAGATGATGAGATTGTAGTGTTAGTGCTAGTTGTCGGCAAAAGAGAGAACAACGAAGCATACGAGATGCTAAAGGATAAATTTAACTAA
- a CDS encoding plasmid mobilization protein encodes MTKRLRLSNTEWSAINDKLQESGLTFSKFALRAMLSKQIHAPIKRELLTELSRHGQNINQIATKLNSGQSLDRVGIEIIADDNDILHKVYEALSK; translated from the coding sequence ATAACTAAAAGACTTAGGCTAAGTAACACAGAATGGTCGGCAATTAATGATAAATTACAAGAAAGTGGCCTAACTTTCTCAAAATTTGCCCTAAGAGCTATGTTATCTAAGCAGATTCATGCACCAATCAAGAGGGAGCTTTTAACTGAACTATCTAGACATGGACAAAACATAAACCAAATAGCCACCAAATTAAATAGTGGACAAAGCCTAGATAGAGTTGGTATTGAGATCATAGCAGACGATAATGATATCTTACATAAAGTTTATGAAGCATTGAGTAAATAA